The following coding sequences lie in one Musa acuminata AAA Group cultivar baxijiao chromosome BXJ1-8, Cavendish_Baxijiao_AAA, whole genome shotgun sequence genomic window:
- the LOC135587500 gene encoding serine carboxypeptidase-like 34, with protein sequence MRLFSISSASFLLVLLFSCSLVSGGRSRELDREALRQQEADRVVGLPGQPPVSFRQYAGYVTVNESHGRALFYWFFEATHDVEKKPLLLWLNGGPGCSSIGYGAAEELGPFLMQKGVPELRFNQHSWNKEANLLFLESPVGVGFSYTNTSSDLQSLGDKITAEDSYIFLVNWLKRFPQYKSHDFYIAGESYAGHYVPQLSEKIFDENKKASKETYINFKGFMIGNALMDDDTDQTGMIDYAWDHAVISDRVYHDVKSNCNFSIEPATEACNNALREYFAVYRIIDMYSLYAPVCTSITSTRKSFQIEGAAPKLFSRYSGWHQKPAGYDPCVSDYSEVYFNRPDVQEALHANTTKIGYNWTHCSEVVTKWNDSPATMLPVIRKLINGGLRVWVFSGDTDGRIPVTSTRYTLNKLGMKTIQEWKPWYDRKQVGGWTIVFEGLTFVTVRGAGHQVPTFAPRQAQQLIHHFLANQQLPPSAF encoded by the exons ATGCGACTCTTCTCCATCTCCTCCGCTTCTTTCCTCCTCGTCCTTCTCTTCTCCTGCTCTTTGGTTAGCGGTGGCAGGTCGAGGGAATTGGACCGCGAGGCCTTGCGACAACAGGAGGCCGACCGCGTGGTCGGGCTCCCCGGTCAGCCGCCGGTGAGCTTCCGCCAGTACGCCGGGTACGTGACGGTCAACGAGAGCCACGGCCGCGCGCTCTTCTACTGGTTCTTTGAGGCCACTCACGATGTGGAGAAGAAGCCGCTTCTTCTCTGGCTAAACGGAG GGCCTGGGTGTTCTTCCATTGGGTATGGGGCTGCAGAGGAGCTTGGACCTTTTCTGATGCAAAAGGGTGTGCCAGAGCTCAGGTTCAATCAGCATTCTTGGAACAAAG AGGCAAATCTACTATTTCTTGAGTCACCTGTTGGAGTGGGATTTTCTTACACTAATACCAGCTCTGATTTGCAGTCACTGGGAGACAAGATCACTG CTGAGGACTCCTACATATTCCTTGTAAACTGGCTCAAGAGGTTCCCACAGTACAAGTCCCATGACTTCTACATTGCTGGAGAAAGTTATGCAG GACACTATGTTCCACAACTATCCGAGAAGATATTTGACGAAAACAAAAAAGCTTCAAAGGAAACCTACATAAACTTCAAAGGATTTATG ATAGGAAACGCATTGATGGACGACGACACTGATCAGACGGGGATGATCGACTACGCATGGGACCATGCCGTCATCTCCGACCGTGTCTACCATGACGTCAAAAGCAACTGCAATTTCAGCATTGAACCTGCTACTGAGGCCTGTAACAATGCACTGAGAGAGTACTTTGCAGTCTATCGTATAATCGACATGTACAGCTTGTATGCTCCTGTCTGTACCAGCATCACCTCTACCCGGAAGTCCTTCCAGATCGAGGGTGCAGCTCCCAAGCTGTTCTCCAGATAT AGTGGGTGGCATCAAAAGCCAGCGGGGTACGACCCTTGTGTCTCGGACTATTCCGAGGTGTATTTCAACCGACCGGATGTCCAAGAAGCTCTGCATGCCAACACCACAAAGATTGGCTACAACTGGACCCACTGCAG TGAGGTAGTCACCAAATGGAATGATTCGCCAGCCACTATGCTCCCAGTCATCcgcaagcttatcaatggcggccTCAGAGTATGGGTTTTCAG TGGGGACACTGATGGAAGAATTCCAGTCACCTCAACAAGGTATACACTAAACAAGCTTGGCATGAAAACTATCCAAGAATGGAAGCCATGGTATGATCGTAAGCAG GTGGGTGGATGGACAATTGTCTTTGAAGGACTGACATTTGTTACAGTTCGTGGTGCCGGACACCAAGTTCCAACATTTGCTCCTAGGCAGGCTCAGCAGTTGATTCATCACTTCTTGGCTAACCAGCAATTGCCTCCATCAGCATTCTAG
- the LOC135587499 gene encoding uncharacterized protein LOC135587499, whose translation MASEELDRNFSELHVTRDSDCNGKSKILENQAVDGDFQITCFTEDLHDVTLHFQIIRLAKQIFVWIGCNTAKFGHLYAAAITRPNDQVAVTSILGGTSDNTGSGIARRLVLKTGLNIIVACNIPKDSPMLEATAERKLAEKLRSLGYIRPKPGGMSLD comes from the exons ATGGCATCTGAAGAGTTAGACAGAAACTTTTCAGAGCTACATGTTACAAGAGATTCTGATTGCAATGGGAAGAGCAAGATATTAGAGAACCAAGCAGTGGATGGTGATTTTCAGATAACTTGTTTTACAGAGGATCTGCATGATGTGACACTTCATTTTCAGATCATAAGACTTGCAAAACAG ATATTTGTATGGATTGGATGCAATACTGCTAAGTTTGGTCACCTGTATGCTGCTGCAATCACTAGACCG AATGATCAAGTTGCTGTTACTTCAATACTAGGAGGCACTTCTGACAATACTGGATCAGGCATTGCTCGTCGATTAG TTCTGAAGACTGGCCTTAATATCATTGTGGCATGCAATATACCAAAAGACAGCCCCATGCTCGAG GCAACTGCAGAGAGAAAACTGGCAGAAAAACTGAGGAGTTTGGGTTATATCAGACCGAAGCCTGGAGGGATGTCCCTGGATTAA
- the LOC135583553 gene encoding uncharacterized protein LOC135583553 isoform X1, which translates to MAFLFQKFQEAVKVLAKNRMFARDPRHLQFEADINRLFLYTSYNRLGNNAEENDADEIIEMANKASVKDQQKQVQENIHFQIKNMCKIMDEILCVDNKNILDPPSSIPCSQNGPRRRSGLSFAIGKGTPSANEPVVPTTQPLTRSELSQCLMDHLGYAPDIKPSQIPHEEAGQGLFLNGEADVGAIIAFYPGMIYSPAYYRYIPGYPRVDASNSYLITRYDGNVINAQPWGTGGETRELWDGFYHPQYNPDTSEETGRGSDRMWRMLSKPLEASNRGTIGEVLERRNPLAFGHFANHPPKGIAPNVMVCPYDFPLTEKDMRVYIPNLIYGDEESITMRRFGTFWFRLGSSVDPDGDSPVLKTLVLVATRALCNEEVFLNYRLSNQKRRPAWYTPVDEEEDKRRWS; encoded by the exons ATGGCTTTCCTCTTCCAAAAGTTTCAAGAG GCTGTCAAAGTACTTGCAAAGAATCGAATGTTTGCTCGAGATCCAAGACATCTTCAGTTCGAAGCTGACATAAACCGCCTGTTTCTTTATACCAG TTACAATCGTTTGGGAAATAATGCTGAAGAGAATGATGCCGACGAGATCATCGAGATGGCAAACAAAGCCTCTGTTAAAGATCAGCAGAAACAAGTCCAAGaaaacattcattttcaaataaaaaacatGTGTAAGATCATGGATGAAATTCTTtgtgttgacaataaaaacatccTTGATCCACCTAGTTCAATTCCATGCTCCCAGAATGGTCCTCGACGACGAAGTGGGTTGAGTTTtgccattggcaaaggaactccaTCTGCCAATGAGCCTG TTGTACCTACAACGCAGCCTTTGACACGTTCGGAGTTGTCACAGTGTCTGATGGATCACCTTGGCTATGCTCCTGATATCAAGCCATCACAAATTCCTCATGAGGAAGCTGGCCAAGGTTTGTTCCTAAATGGAGAGGCTGATGTCGGAGCCATCATAGCATTTTATCCAGGGATGATCTATTCGCCAGCTTACTATCGGTATATTCCGGGGTATCCCAGGGTTGATGCTTCCAACTCCTATCTTATCACAAGGTATGATGGAAATGTTATTAATGCACAACCTTGGGGTACTGGTGGTGAAACCCGAGAATTATGGGATGGTTTTTACCACCCACAGTACAACCCAGATACTTCTGAAGAAACTGGCAGAGGATCCGACCGGATGTGGAGAATGCTTAGCAAGCCTTTGGAGGCCAGTAACAGAGGAACCATTGGGGAAGTACTTGAGAGGCGCAACCCCCTAGCTTTTGGCCATTTTGCCAACCATCCACCTAAAGGGATAGCCCCTAATGTCATGGTTTGCCCATATGATTTCCCGTTGACTGAGAAAGACATGAGAGTTTACATTCCCAACCTTATTTATGGAGATGAAGAAAGTATCACAATGAGGAGATTTGGCACATTTTGGTTCAGATTAGGTAGTTCTGTTGATCCTGATGGAGATTCTCCGGTGCTAAAGACACTCGTACTTGTTGCAACAAGGGCTTTGTGCAACGAGGAAGTGTTCTTGAACTACAGGCTGAGTAATCAAAAGAGACGCCCGGCATGGTATACTCCagttgatgaagaagaagataaacgTAGATGGAGCTAG
- the LOC135583553 gene encoding uncharacterized protein LOC135583553 isoform X2, with protein sequence MPRMSLGQRECGTISKNAVKVLAKNRMFARDPRHLQFEADINRLFLYTSYNRLGNNAEENDADEIIEMANKASVKDQQKQVQENIHFQIKNMCKIMDEILCVDNKNILDPPSSIPCSQNGPRRRSGLSFAIGKGTPSANEPVVPTTQPLTRSELSQCLMDHLGYAPDIKPSQIPHEEAGQGLFLNGEADVGAIIAFYPGMIYSPAYYRYIPGYPRVDASNSYLITRYDGNVINAQPWGTGGETRELWDGFYHPQYNPDTSEETGRGSDRMWRMLSKPLEASNRGTIGEVLERRNPLAFGHFANHPPKGIAPNVMVCPYDFPLTEKDMRVYIPNLIYGDEESITMRRFGTFWFRLGSSVDPDGDSPVLKTLVLVATRALCNEEVFLNYRLSNQKRRPAWYTPVDEEEDKRRWS encoded by the exons ATGCCGAGGATGTCGTTGGGTCAACGAGAGTGTGGGACAATTTCGAAGAAT GCTGTCAAAGTACTTGCAAAGAATCGAATGTTTGCTCGAGATCCAAGACATCTTCAGTTCGAAGCTGACATAAACCGCCTGTTTCTTTATACCAG TTACAATCGTTTGGGAAATAATGCTGAAGAGAATGATGCCGACGAGATCATCGAGATGGCAAACAAAGCCTCTGTTAAAGATCAGCAGAAACAAGTCCAAGaaaacattcattttcaaataaaaaacatGTGTAAGATCATGGATGAAATTCTTtgtgttgacaataaaaacatccTTGATCCACCTAGTTCAATTCCATGCTCCCAGAATGGTCCTCGACGACGAAGTGGGTTGAGTTTtgccattggcaaaggaactccaTCTGCCAATGAGCCTG TTGTACCTACAACGCAGCCTTTGACACGTTCGGAGTTGTCACAGTGTCTGATGGATCACCTTGGCTATGCTCCTGATATCAAGCCATCACAAATTCCTCATGAGGAAGCTGGCCAAGGTTTGTTCCTAAATGGAGAGGCTGATGTCGGAGCCATCATAGCATTTTATCCAGGGATGATCTATTCGCCAGCTTACTATCGGTATATTCCGGGGTATCCCAGGGTTGATGCTTCCAACTCCTATCTTATCACAAGGTATGATGGAAATGTTATTAATGCACAACCTTGGGGTACTGGTGGTGAAACCCGAGAATTATGGGATGGTTTTTACCACCCACAGTACAACCCAGATACTTCTGAAGAAACTGGCAGAGGATCCGACCGGATGTGGAGAATGCTTAGCAAGCCTTTGGAGGCCAGTAACAGAGGAACCATTGGGGAAGTACTTGAGAGGCGCAACCCCCTAGCTTTTGGCCATTTTGCCAACCATCCACCTAAAGGGATAGCCCCTAATGTCATGGTTTGCCCATATGATTTCCCGTTGACTGAGAAAGACATGAGAGTTTACATTCCCAACCTTATTTATGGAGATGAAGAAAGTATCACAATGAGGAGATTTGGCACATTTTGGTTCAGATTAGGTAGTTCTGTTGATCCTGATGGAGATTCTCCGGTGCTAAAGACACTCGTACTTGTTGCAACAAGGGCTTTGTGCAACGAGGAAGTGTTCTTGAACTACAGGCTGAGTAATCAAAAGAGACGCCCGGCATGGTATACTCCagttgatgaagaagaagataaacgTAGATGGAGCTAG
- the LOC135583553 gene encoding uncharacterized protein LOC135583553 isoform X3 — translation MFARDPRHLQFEADINRLFLYTSYNRLGNNAEENDADEIIEMANKASVKDQQKQVQENIHFQIKNMCKIMDEILCVDNKNILDPPSSIPCSQNGPRRRSGLSFAIGKGTPSANEPVVPTTQPLTRSELSQCLMDHLGYAPDIKPSQIPHEEAGQGLFLNGEADVGAIIAFYPGMIYSPAYYRYIPGYPRVDASNSYLITRYDGNVINAQPWGTGGETRELWDGFYHPQYNPDTSEETGRGSDRMWRMLSKPLEASNRGTIGEVLERRNPLAFGHFANHPPKGIAPNVMVCPYDFPLTEKDMRVYIPNLIYGDEESITMRRFGTFWFRLGSSVDPDGDSPVLKTLVLVATRALCNEEVFLNYRLSNQKRRPAWYTPVDEEEDKRRWS, via the exons ATGTTTGCTCGAGATCCAAGACATCTTCAGTTCGAAGCTGACATAAACCGCCTGTTTCTTTATACCAG TTACAATCGTTTGGGAAATAATGCTGAAGAGAATGATGCCGACGAGATCATCGAGATGGCAAACAAAGCCTCTGTTAAAGATCAGCAGAAACAAGTCCAAGaaaacattcattttcaaataaaaaacatGTGTAAGATCATGGATGAAATTCTTtgtgttgacaataaaaacatccTTGATCCACCTAGTTCAATTCCATGCTCCCAGAATGGTCCTCGACGACGAAGTGGGTTGAGTTTtgccattggcaaaggaactccaTCTGCCAATGAGCCTG TTGTACCTACAACGCAGCCTTTGACACGTTCGGAGTTGTCACAGTGTCTGATGGATCACCTTGGCTATGCTCCTGATATCAAGCCATCACAAATTCCTCATGAGGAAGCTGGCCAAGGTTTGTTCCTAAATGGAGAGGCTGATGTCGGAGCCATCATAGCATTTTATCCAGGGATGATCTATTCGCCAGCTTACTATCGGTATATTCCGGGGTATCCCAGGGTTGATGCTTCCAACTCCTATCTTATCACAAGGTATGATGGAAATGTTATTAATGCACAACCTTGGGGTACTGGTGGTGAAACCCGAGAATTATGGGATGGTTTTTACCACCCACAGTACAACCCAGATACTTCTGAAGAAACTGGCAGAGGATCCGACCGGATGTGGAGAATGCTTAGCAAGCCTTTGGAGGCCAGTAACAGAGGAACCATTGGGGAAGTACTTGAGAGGCGCAACCCCCTAGCTTTTGGCCATTTTGCCAACCATCCACCTAAAGGGATAGCCCCTAATGTCATGGTTTGCCCATATGATTTCCCGTTGACTGAGAAAGACATGAGAGTTTACATTCCCAACCTTATTTATGGAGATGAAGAAAGTATCACAATGAGGAGATTTGGCACATTTTGGTTCAGATTAGGTAGTTCTGTTGATCCTGATGGAGATTCTCCGGTGCTAAAGACACTCGTACTTGTTGCAACAAGGGCTTTGTGCAACGAGGAAGTGTTCTTGAACTACAGGCTGAGTAATCAAAAGAGACGCCCGGCATGGTATACTCCagttgatgaagaagaagataaacgTAGATGGAGCTAG